The following are encoded together in the Bacillus cereus group sp. RP43 genome:
- a CDS encoding YjcZ family sporulation protein: MGFGGSCGGCGFSGGFALLVVLFILLIIVGASCFC, translated from the coding sequence ATGGGATTTGGTGGTAGTTGTGGCGGCTGTGGATTTTCTGGAGGCTTTGCTTTATTAGTTGTATTATTTATTCTATTAATCATCGTTGGGGCTTCTTGCTTCTGCTAA
- a CDS encoding DinB family protein: MVNHVENLYNYHVWANQRIIDHLKTLSPEKYQKEMKSVFSSVSKVLSHLYLVEYGWLHTLEGQSMNEAMQSSFQIQEKIEKLPIEDLEMEFHTLTSRFKTFLNRQEDMEKRIMLDNPWAGLRETSISEMVLHVVNHGTYHRGNISAMLHQLGDSSVMTDYAFYWYS, from the coding sequence ATGGTAAATCATGTAGAAAATCTATATAACTATCATGTATGGGCAAATCAACGGATTATTGATCATCTTAAGACACTTTCTCCTGAGAAATATCAAAAGGAAATGAAAAGTGTCTTTTCTTCTGTTTCAAAGGTTTTATCTCATCTCTATTTGGTGGAATATGGATGGCTTCATACCCTCGAGGGTCAGAGTATGAATGAAGCAATGCAATCTTCATTTCAAATTCAAGAAAAGATTGAGAAACTGCCCATTGAAGACTTAGAAATGGAATTTCACACTTTAACATCTCGGTTTAAAACCTTTTTGAACAGACAGGAAGATATGGAAAAGAGAATAATGTTGGATAATCCATGGGCAGGATTAAGAGAAACAAGTATATCTGAAATGGTCTTACATGTTGTGAATCATGGAACCTATCATAGAGGGAATATTTCAGCTATGTTACATCAGTTGGGTGATTCTTCAGTTATGACTGATTATGCTTTTTATTGGTATTCTTGA
- a CDS encoding YjcZ family sporulation protein: protein MGFGGSCSSCGGGFALLVVLFILLIIVGASCFC, encoded by the coding sequence ATGGGATTTGGTGGTAGTTGTAGTAGTTGTGGTGGCGGCTTTGCTTTATTAGTTGTATTATTTATTTTATTAATCATAGTTGGAGCTAGCTGCTTCTGCTAA
- a CDS encoding DUF2306 domain-containing protein: MKLMFLSKMSALWYIMLFTHIATSVVALVIGPFTLSTKFREKNISRHRMIGKIYMIGVLFGGVSGLYLSFYATGGLVGKLGFGLLSVLWLTSAYQALNRVKNKKIQDHRNWMIRNYSLTFAAVTLRIWLPLFVLLFGLKHFELSYAVIAWLAWVPNLIIAELFIKQSLNKGQQQKNADLHF, from the coding sequence ATGAAGCTTATGTTTCTCTCTAAAATGAGTGCGCTTTGGTACATTATGTTATTTACACATATTGCAACTAGTGTAGTAGCATTAGTAATTGGTCCTTTTACATTATCCACAAAATTTAGAGAAAAGAATATCAGTCGCCATCGAATGATTGGAAAAATCTATATGATTGGTGTATTATTTGGCGGCGTTTCAGGACTTTATTTATCCTTTTACGCTACGGGAGGATTGGTAGGAAAACTTGGTTTCGGTTTGTTATCCGTACTTTGGCTAACATCGGCATATCAAGCATTAAACAGAGTTAAGAATAAAAAAATTCAAGACCATCGGAATTGGATGATCAGAAATTATTCCTTAACCTTTGCGGCAGTTACATTAAGAATTTGGCTACCTTTATTTGTATTGCTATTTGGACTGAAGCATTTCGAACTTAGTTATGCTGTTATTGCTTGGTTAGCGTGGGTGCCAAATTTAATCATTGCAGAATTATTTATAAAACAAAGTCTTAATAAAGGACAACAACAGAAAAATGCTGATTTACATTTTTGA
- a CDS encoding ATP synthase subunit I — protein MIRMALRSFNIQMYSLLGVMLLGWFITPFPAQFVGISIGLLVSMYCVWILGRRIEKFGDSIVKKEKAPMLGMMNRCAAAILGAIIMYEIEHHNFMWTFAAGIMSGYFLIIINLGYYSMKDAKK, from the coding sequence ATGATTCGTATGGCGCTAAGATCATTTAACATACAAATGTATAGTTTGCTAGGCGTGATGTTATTGGGATGGTTTATAACACCTTTCCCAGCCCAGTTTGTAGGGATAAGCATTGGCCTTTTGGTGAGCATGTACTGCGTTTGGATTTTAGGAAGGCGTATTGAAAAGTTTGGAGATAGCATTGTAAAAAAAGAAAAAGCACCGATGCTGGGAATGATGAATCGGTGTGCAGCCGCGATACTCGGCGCGATTATTATGTATGAAATTGAACACCATAATTTCATGTGGACATTTGCTGCTGGAATTATGAGTGGGTATTTCTTGATTATTATTAATTTAGGATATTACAGCATGAAAGATGCGAAGAAATAA